From the genome of Salvelinus sp. IW2-2015 unplaced genomic scaffold, ASM291031v2 Un_scaffold8847, whole genome shotgun sequence:
GTCGAATGTAATAATTCAAACTCCTTCAGAAGCGGTGAAGATAATGCAATTCTCTGAGTGGGTAAGTAAATCCCCAATTATAACATGCTATAAATCATCCCCTTTCAGAGAGTGGTTGGTGTTAGATACAATCCCCTTTCAGAGCCATGTTTGTGTAATAAATCAAACTCCTGTCACGGAGCAGTGTTGAGGTAATAAATTCATATCCCTTTCAGAAGCAGTTTTTGAGTTATAAATCAACTCCCCTCTCAGAGCAGTGAGTGTAATTAAATTCAACTCCTTTCAGAGCTTTGAGTCTGTAAAAATCAACTCCTTCAGAGCAGTTAATAAATCAACTCCTTCAGAGCACGATTTAATTAAATCAAACTCCTTTCAGAGCAGTCATGAATAAATCACATTGCCTAATATACAGACATGTAAATTCATAAAATCACTCACTTTCAGGATGCACTTGTAATACATAAACTCCTTCAGCAGAATAAAATCAACTTCCTCAGAGCATACGTTAATAACAAGCCTTTATGATGCTGTGTAAAGATCAACTCCTTGTCAGAGGGCAATGTGTAATAAAATCAACTTCCTTTCAAGAGCAGGATGCTAATAAGATCAATCTCTTCAGACAGGTTAATCAAACCTTTCAGAGCAAGTGTGGTAATAAATCAACTCCTTTCAGAGCAGAGTCTGAAAGTTACCTTAGCGAGTTGCGTGGCTTCTCGAGGTAGGGCGCACTCTTGTAACATTTCCAATATAGCAGAGTCGTGCCAGTACGTTGAGCCCTAGACAGATTATCTTACACCTCTATTCAGCGACGTACGCCAGGAATACCCTCTCAGCACCACCGTCCTGCTCCTCCCTCCTGCCGGCATGTATGAACAAACATCCGCTTCCTAGTGTAGGTCCTAATGAACAACAAGGACTGTATATTCATCCATACCCCAGGAGACGCATTAATGATATAAACACAACACAGTTTGAGGGAGGCGAAAAgacgagaggagagcagagcagaagagaaatagagaaagaggaaaaacAAGAGAGACaagtagagaaagagaaagagagagaatgagagatagagagagaaaaaaacggagaagagaaggaagagatagGCAAGAGAGATGGAAGAAAAGGGAAAATAgataaggagagatgagagaataaGCACGAGTCAAAGAGTGTAAGAGTAGAGATAAAAGAACGGGAAGAGAGAAGAACGGAGAATGAATGGAGTAACGGATGTGAGGacgaagagaacagagaggagaagtaAGGTTAAgctaagagagaggagaagagagaagatgaaaaGTGAAGATGGGGTATGGACCTTGTCCCACATAAATTTTCaatggttctacctggacaaGGAGGAGGAAACAGCCTGTTGTTTCCATCATGATGCGATTATCATGTACAAAACGAATATtcctttgaacacacacacaaccacacacacacaacacacacaacacacacacacacacacacacacacacacacacacacacacaccacacacacacacacacacacacacacacacacacacacacacgtctggttGTACCTTACAATCTGGATGGCCCAGTGAGTCAATCTGTCAGGGTACTGCGATCGTTCGAAAGCGAAGCGGATGATTTTGCCCAGTCGAAGAGATATGTGGATTAGGTACTATCGGCTAGAGTCACCATACCTGGTACACACAGAGAAATATACAACATCATTACGTACACACTTGGTCCTCAGAGGAGACAACACAGATAAAGGGcccaacagagagaacagagtaaAGATCTCCAGGAGTAGACACAGAAAGAGTTACGACTGAGACATCAGTAAAGAGTCCTCCACAGAGGAGAGACACATAAAGAGTTCAAGAGAGAGCTACAGTAACACTCCAAGGAGGGACACAGTAAAGAgtctcacagagagagacacagtaaagaggcctCACAGAGGAGAGAACCAGTAAAGAGTccttcacagagagagacacagtagatAAGAAGTCCAtcacagaggagagacacagtaagAGTCCTCACAGAGGAGACCAGGAGTAAAGGTCCTTCACAGAGGAGAGACAAGTAAAGAGTCCTCACAGCAGGAGAGGACCACGAGTCAAAGAGTCCTACAAGGAGAACACAGTAGAGTCCtcacagaggagagacacagtaaaGAGGTCCTCACGAGTAGATGAGAACCAGTAGAGTcctcacagagagacacacaggatgACCACGAAGACGAAGAAATCCTCACAGAGGAGACGCACAGTAAAGAGTCCTTCACAGAGGAGACGCACAGTACAAGAGAGCCCTCACAGAGGAGACGCACAGTTAAGAGTCCTCACAGAGGAGACGCACAGAAGTCCTCAGCAAGAGCAGTTTATCCTCACAAGGAGGACACAGTAAAAGTCTCCACAGACGAGACACACAGTATAAGAGTCCTCACAGAGGAGACCAATCCAACTTGGACCTGTGGCTTTAGAGTCTTATAACCCATCGATATAGAGGACACACCATCAAGGGAATCCTGGTGAACATTCAGATTAAGTACCACCACTGCTAGAGAGATGGGAAGTACCATCACATCTGTTACACAGTGAAAGATCTTCTCACAGGAGGACACAACAGGTCATTATAAAACACTGCAGAGACGAATGGGAAGTACCAATCACATCTCGTTTCACACAGGAAAGAGTCGCTCACAGAGGACACCAATCAACTGGACAGCTGACTGGACATCAGCTATGAAAACACTGACTAGAGAGATGAGGATATACATCACATCTTTACCAACGCTAACAGATGCCTCCACAGGGATCACCAATTCAACTGGCCCTGCGTGGACAGTCATTATAAACACTGCTAGAGAGATGGGAAGATACCATCAATCTGTTACACAGTAAAGAGTCCTcacacaggacacaatcaacTGGGACCGCTGCTGGCAGTCATTTATAAAATCGACTGCCTAGAGAGATGGAAAGTACCATCACATCTGTACACAGTCGCAAATAATCCTCACATGAGAGTGACACCAATCAACGGGGACCGCGGCTGGACAGTCATTCATAAACACCAATCAACGGGGACCGCTGCTGGACAGTCATTATAAGAACACTTGCTAGAGATGAGGAAGTCCACAATCTTTTACCAGAAAGAGTCTCAAGAGGGACACCAAACGTCATATAAACCACTCTAGAGAGATGGAATACCACAATCTTGCTTACACATTAAGAGTCCTCACAGAGAGGACACCAATCAACTGGGACCGCTGGCTGGACGGTCATTATAAACACCAATCAACGGGGACCGCTGGCTGGACGGTCATTATAAACACTGCTGGAGAGATGGGAAGTACCATCACATCGGTTACATCAGTGGCACTACTATAACGTACCCTCTTCCTCCACTCTTTAGGGATGCCTGTAGGAAGTCTGACCACAGCCTTCAGAGCATCATaccactgaggagagagagaacacacacagatcagaTTCACACAGATCAGATTCACACAGACCGACATCACATAAATATGATATACACAGACACCTGAAACTGGGCTAAAGATGTGATGGGACACGACCATACTGACCTGTTGGAAGCCRTTCTTGCCCAGAGAAGGTTCGATGGTGAACTTTAACCTGGTGTCCACTCCTACAGAGAACAATGTACAGACTGAAARACTCCACTGTAGCAGAACTGTCAGTCACCACTCAACACASACATGGAAAGCTCTCTAACAAGGCTTACTGACTAATCAGGTACCTCATATCATCAGTCTAAGTTTAAGTACAGTGACATGCAGGGAGGAGAATAATCCTGTCCAATACTAATGACGTCATGCTATCCGTGTGCACCTGGgataaacaaatcacatttatCATAGTACTGAAACATGGCGAGATGGAAATATATTAGTGACAATGACTTTGCGTTCTTCCAATGATTTACTCTTGATCTATGTTCAGCTCCACCCGAACAGCTGTGAGGTGCTAGGCTCTCTGGGGCTATTCATTRtgccaattctgttgcaaaaccttTCTTAAAACGGGAGCAAACGGAACTAAAACAGGGTGGCATCTACCCGAATTTGCCCAATAAAACTATCGTTTttctctgtttgcttccgtttggttcttaaacggtaaacgTTTCCATAACGAATAGGTTGTGTTTATATTAGATGTTGCTGTCCGCCACTGTGGTGCTGAATCCTTCCGGTTTCGCTCTCGAATTACACTACAACAGGTCCTAACGACACTACAACAGGTCCTAACGACACTACCTTACGCGCTGACACTCACACAACGGAAGTAACGAAACTATAACCCAGATCAGAGGAGCCTTAAATGAAACAAACGGGAAAGAGAACGATTCAGACTGAACCCGTTCCTCCAGCCCTAACCTGTCTGGCGGCCAGCCAGCGACCACACAGCCGCCATTTGCCTTGCTCTGCTCGGCTTCATGCTACAGCTCACCCCGGCCTCTAACTCTCCCCACCTACACTAAACTTCTATACGGTTTAGAGTATAGCTTCAACCTGGGTCTCTCTGAGCGCTGTCTGTCTCCGCCATGTTGAGATCTGGTCAGGTCTTctatagctggctagctgctggccccCAGAGTCGCCCCGACACTGTT
Proteins encoded in this window:
- the LOC112079647 gene encoding TBC1 domain family member 30-like, whose translation is MAETDSAQRDPGVDTRLKFTIEPSLGKNGFQQWYDALKAVVRLPTGIPKEWRKRVRYSSATDVTDVMVLPISPAVFIMTVQPAVPVDWCL